In Thunnus maccoyii chromosome 3, fThuMac1.1, whole genome shotgun sequence, the following proteins share a genomic window:
- the scn8ab gene encoding sodium channel, voltage gated, type VIII, alpha subunit b isoform X2 has translation MAAPLIAPPGPDSFKKFTPETLANIEKRIKEEKNKQPPKPRSDSSHRDTSDDNEPKPNSDLEAGKSLPFIYGDVPNGMVATPLEDLDPYYMNKKTFIVINKGKTIFRFSATPSLYILSPFNLLRRIAIKILIHSLFSMIIMCTILTNCIFMTFSDPPEWSKQVEYTFTGIYTFESLTKIVARGFAIDGFTFLRDPWNWLDFMVISMAYITEFVNLGNVSALRTFRVLRALKTISVIPGLKTIVGALIQSVKKLSDVMILTVFCLSVFALIGLQLFMGNLRNKCVVWPVNMTEQYLANGSKGFDWDEYIMNNTNFYFYPGQVDALLCGNSSDSGRCPEGFTCMKAGRNPNYGYTSFDSFGWAFLTLFRLMTQDFWENLYMLTLRAAGKTYMIFFVLVIFVGSFYLVNLILAVVAMAYEEQNQATIEEAEQKEAEFKAMLEQLKRQQEETLAPAMATSAGTVSEAALEDEGGGHLSRSSSEVSKLSSKSAKERRNRKKKWRQKEQEKEKGDSEKVVKSESDDGSKKSTIRFPGSRLGRKTSIMNQSLLSIPGSPFMSRHNSRSSIFSFKGRSKDMGSENEFADDEHSTVEESEDRRGSLFIPYRRNSYSGYSQGSSRIHPLAPHSGGKRNSTVDCNGVVSLIGPGPGRRLLPEVKIDKAATDDSTTDVEIKKKHSGSLMVSVDQLNSSFKGKDRANSQMSVVTNTLIEELEESQRKCPPCWYKFANTFLIWECFPFWLKIKHIVYLIVMDPFVDLAITICIVLNTLFMAMEHYPMTDEFEGVLAVGNLVFTGIFAGEMFAKLIAMDPYYYFQEGWNCFDGFIVTLSLVELGLADVEGLSVLRSFRLLRVFKLAKSWPTLNMLIKIIGNSVGALGNLTLVLAIIVFIFAVVGMQLFGKSYKDCVCRIAEDCELPRWHMNDFFHSFLIVFRVLCGEWIETMWDCMEVAGQTMCLTVFMMVMVIGNLVVLNLFLALLLSSFSADNLAATDDDGEPNNLQLAVARIKRGVAWFKANMRVFVATVLKKSEEDEQKPLDEMYEKKLNCIANHTVDINRELDYAKNGNGTTSGIGSSVGKYMIDEDYMSFIHNPNLTVCVPIAVGESDFENLNTEDFSSESDVENSKDLDDTSSSEGSTIDIKPDVEEVAVVEVVEEYIDPDACWTDECVAKYKCCDVPITHGWGKHWWFLRKTCYLIVEHNWFETLIIFMILLSSGALAFEDVYIEQRKTVRIILEYADRVFTYIFILEMLLKWVAYGFVKYFTNAWCWLDFFIVDVSIVSLIANALGYSDLGPIKSLRTLRALRPLRALSRFEGMRVVVNALVGAIPSIMNVLLVCLIFWLIFSIMGVNLFAGKYYYCYNDTAEDLFHPDEVNNKTECLALISANFSEVRWKNVKINFDNVGAGYLALLQVATFKGWMDIMYAAIDSRKVEDQPLYEDNLYMYIYFVIFIIFGSFFTLNLFIGVIIDNFNQQKKKFGGQDIFMTEEQKKYYNAMKKLGSKKPQKPIPRPQNYIQGMVFDFVTQQVFDISIMIMICLNMVTMMVETDDQSKETEEVLYWVNFIFIVIFTGEFLLKLFALRHYYFTNGWNIFDVVVVILSIVGMFLADLIEKYFVSPTLFRVIRLARIGRILRLIKGAKGIRTLLFALMMSLPALFNIGLLLFLVMFIFSIFGMSNFGYVKHGAGIDDMYNFETFGNSMIILFMITTSAGWDGLLLPILNYPPDCDPLLENAGTPATGDCGNPSVGIFFFVMYIIISFLIVVNMYIAIILENFSVATEESADPLSEDDFETFYEIWEKFDPDASQFITYAKLSDFADALEHPLRVPKPNTIELIAMDMPMVSGDRIHCLDILFAFTKRVLGDSGELDMLRQQMEERFVAANPSKVSYEPITTTLRRKQEDVSARIIQRAYRAYLARRGFVCKRKPANNKVENGGNNQEQEKKEGTPSTASLPSYDSVTKPDKEKQDDNNEGKGGRKEKGRNQKDIRESKC, from the exons acATTTATAGTGATAAACAAAGGGAAAACAATCTTCCGCTTCAGTGCCACGCCCTCCTTGTACATCTTAAGCCCTTTTAATTTACTTAGGCGAATAGCTATTAAGATTTTGATACATTC GTTATTCAGCATGATCATCATGTGTACGATTTTGACCAACTGTATATTCATGACATTTAGTGACCCCCCAGAGTGGTCCAAACAAGTAGA gtacACTTTCACAGGTATCTATACGTTTGAGTCACTCACAAAAATTGTTGCTCGAGGCTTCGCTATAGATGGGTTCACATTTCTCAGAGACCCATGGAACTGGCTGGATTTCATGGTCATCTCAATGGC GTATATAACAGAGTTTGTAAACCTAGGCAATGTGTCAGCTCTGCGTACGTTCAGGGTTCTGAGGGCTTTGAAAACAATTTCAGTTATCCCAG GCCTGAAGACCATTGTGGGTGCTCTGATCCAGTCTGTGAAGAAGCTGTCGGATGTGATGATCCTGACCGTCTTCTGTCTCAGCGTCTTTGCTCTGATTGGACTGCAGCTCTTCATGGGGAACCTGCGGAATAAGTGTGTAGTCTGGCCAGTCAACATGACAGAGCAGTACCTGGCAAATGGCAGCAAAGGCTTTGACTGGGACGAATACATCATGAATAACA caaaTTTCTACTTCTACCCTGGTCAGGTTGATGCTCTACTATGTGGAAATAGTTCTGACTCGGG tCGATGTCCAGAGGGTTTTACATGTATGAAAGCCGGAAGGAACCCCAACTATGGTTACACCAGTTTTGACAGCTTTGGATGGGCTTTCCTCACCCTCTTTCGACTCATGACCCAAGACTTCTGGGAGAATCTTTACATGCTG ACTCTGCGAGCTGCAGGGAAGACCTACATGATCTTCTTTGTGCTGGTCATCTTTGTGGGCTCCTTCTACCTGGTGAATCTCATCTTGGCTGTGGTGGCCATGGCTTATGAAGAGCAGAACCAGGCCACTATTGAGGAGGCGGAGCAGAAAGAGGCTGAATTCAAAGCTATGCTGGAGCAGCTCAagaggcagcaggaggagacaCTG gCTCCTGCCATGGCGACATCTGCAGGCACAGTTTCGGAGGCTGCTTTGGAGGATGAAGGAGGGGGGCACTTGTCCCGCAGCTCCTCTGAAGTCTCCAAGCTGAGCTCCAAGAGTGCCAAGGAGCGTCGCAACCGCAAGAAGAAATGGCGGCAGaaagagcaggagaaagagaagggagaCAGTGAGAAGGTTGTTAAGTCTGAGTCAGATGATGGCAGCAAGAAAAGCACCATTCGTTTCCCAGGAAGCCGGCTGGGGAGGAAGACATCAATCATGAACCAG TCACTTCTCAGCATCCCAGGCTCACCCTTCATGTCGCGCCACAACAGCCGCAGCAGCATCTTCAGCTTCAAAGGCCGTTCCAAGGACATGGGCTCAGAGAACGAGTTTGCCGATGACGAACACAGTACAGTGGAGGAGAGCGAAGACCGCCGGGGCTCCCTATTTATCCCTTACCGCCGCAACAGCTACAGTGGCTACAGCCAAGGCTCGTCACGCATCCACCCGCTGGCACCCCACTCTGGAGGGAAGAGGAACAGCACAGTGGACTGCAATGGCGTGGTGTCTCTCATCGGCCCTGGGCCCGGCAGACGGCTTCTGCCTGAGGTGAAAATAGATAAGGCAGCCACTGATGACAGT ACTACAGATGTGGAGATCAAGAAGAAGCACTCTGGCTCTCTCATGGTATCTGTGGATCAGCTTAACTCCTCCTTTAAAGGAAAGGACCGTGCCAACAGTCAGATGAGCGTAGTGACCAACACACTGATAGAAG AGTTGGAGGAGTCTCAGAGGAAATGTCCTCCCTGTTGGTACAAGTTTGCCAACACCTTCCTCATCTGGGAGTGCTTTCCCTTCTGGCTGAAGATCAAGCACATAGTCTATTTGATTGTCATGGACCCATTTGTTGACCTGGCCATCACCATCTGTATTGTCCTCAACACCCTCTTCATGGCCATGGAGCACTACCCCATGACTGACGAGTTTGAGGGAGTCCTGGCTGTTGGCAACCTG GTTTTCACAGGCATCTTTGCTGGGGAGATGTTTGCCAAACTGATCGCCATGGACCCTTACTACTACTTCCAAGAAGGCTGGAACTGCTTTGATGGTTTCATTGTGACTCTGAGTTTAGTTGAGCTGGGGCTGGCTGATGTGGAAGGTCTGTCGGTGCTCAGGTCATTCCGATTG TTAAGAGTGTTCAAACTGGCCAAATCATGGCCCACCCTGAACATGCTGATCAAGATCATCGGTAACTCAGTGGGAGCCCTGGGTAATCTGACCCTCGTGCTGGCTATCATCGTCTTCATCTTTGCCGTTGTGGGCATGCAGCTGTTTGGCAAAAGCTACAAGGATTGTGTGTGTAGGATCGCAGAGGACTGTGAGCTGCCCCGCTGGCACATGAACGACTTCTTCCACTCCTTCCTGATTGTGTTCAGAGTGTTGTGCGGGGAGTGGATCGAGACCATGTGGGACTGTATGGAGGTGGCAGGACAGACCATGTGCCTCACTGTCTTCATGATGGTCATGGTCATCGGAAACCTGGTG gtGTTGAACCTGTTTCTGGCCTTGCTGCTGAGCTCGTTCAGTGCAGACAACCTCGCTGCcacagatgatgatggtgaGCCCAACAACCTCCAGCTTGCGGTAGCCCGCATCAAGAGAGGTGTTGCCTGGTTCAAGGCCAACATGCGGGTCTTTGTAGCCACAGTGCTCAAGAAG TCTGAAGAGGATGAACAGAAGCCTCTGGATGAAATGTATGAGAAGAAGCTCAACTGTATTGCAAACCACACAGTGGACATCAACCGTGAACTGGACTATGCTAAAAATGGCAATGGCACCACCAGCGGCATTGGGAGCAGTGTGGGAAAGTACATGATTGATGAGGACTACATGTCCTTCATCCACAACCCCAACCTCACTGTCTGCGTCCCTATTGCTGTTGGCGAGTCAGACTTTGAAAACCTTAATACGGAAGACTTCAGCAGTGAATCGGATGTGGAGAACAGTAAAGAT CTGGATGACACTAGTTCGTCTGAGGGCAGCACAATAGACATCAAGCCTGATGTGGAGGAGGTGGCAGTGGTGGAGGTAGTGGAGGAGTACATTGACCCAGATGCCTGCTGGACAGATG AATGTGTGGCCAAATACAAATGCTGTGATGTTCCCATCACGCACGGCTGGGGGAAGCACTGGTGGTTCCTGAGGAAGACGTGTTACCTGATTGTAGAACACAACTGGTTTGAAACCCTCATCATCTTTATGATCTTGCTCAGCAGTGGAGCCCTG GCCTTTGAGGATGTGTACATTGAGCAGAGGAAGACAGTCCGCATCATTCTGGAGTATGCTGATCGGGTTTTCACCTATATCTTCATCCTGGAGATGTTGCTGAAATGGGTGGCCTACGGCTTTGTGAAGTACTTCACTAATGCTTGGTGTTGGTTAGACTTCTTCATTGTGGAT GTGTCTATAGTCAGCCTTATAGCTAATGCGTTGGGCTACTCCGATCTAGGCCCGATTAAATCACTCAGGACACTAAGGGCCTTGAGACCCCTCAGGGCCCTGTCACGTTTTGAAGGGATGAGG GTTGTGGTGAACGCCTTGGTGGGTGCAATTCCCTCCATCATGAACGTGCTGCTGGTGTGTCTCATCTTCTGGCTTATCTTCAGCATCATGGGTGTCAACCTGTTTGCTGGAAAGTATTACTACTGTTACAATGACACGGCTGAGGACCTCTTCCACCCAGATGAggtcaacaacaaaacagagtgCCTTGCACTCATTAGTGCAAACTTCAGTGAAGTCAGATGGAAAAACGTCAAGATCAATTTTGACAATGTGGGTGCAGGATACCTGGCGCTCCTGCAAGTG GCAACATTTAAAGGCTGGATGGACATTATGTATGCAGCAATAGATTCTAGAAAG GTGGAGGACCAGCCCCTCTATGAGGACAACTTGTACATGTACATCTACTTTGTCATCTTTATTATCTTCGGGTCGTTCTTCACCCTAAACCTCTTCATCGGTGTCATCATCGATAACTTCaaccaacaaaagaaaaag TTTGGAGGTCAGGATATTTTCAtgacagaagaacagaagaaataCTACAATGCCATGAAGAAACTAGGATCAAAGAAACCACAGAAACCAATACCCAGGCCACAG AACTACATCCAGGGCATGGTGTTTGACTTTGTGACGCAGCAGGTGTTCGACATCTCCATCATGATCATGATCTGCCTCAACATGGTCACCATGATGGTGGAGACAGATGATCAATCAAAGGAGACAGAGGAAGTGCTTTACTGGGTCAACTTCATCTTCATTGTGATCTTCACTGGCGAGTTTTTACTGAAGCTCTTTGCGCTGCGTCACTACTATTTCACCAACGGCTGGAACATCTTTGATGTAGTTGTGGTCATCCTTTCAATTGTGG GAATGTTTCTGGCTGACCTGATTGAGAAGTACTTTGTGTCACCAACACTCTTCAGGGTGATTCGTCTGGCTCGTATCGGCAGAATCTTGCGTCTCATCAAGGGGGCCAAAGGAATCAGAACTCTGCTGTTtgccctgatgatgtcacttcctgcctTGTTCAACATTGGCCTACTACTTTTCCTGGTTATGTTCATTTTCTCTATCTTTGGCATGTCCAACTTTGGCTATGTGAAACACGGGGCTGGAATTGACGACATGTACAACTTTGAGACCTTTGGCAACAGCATGATCATCCTGTTTATGATCACCACGTCAGCTGGCTGGGACGGCCTGTTGCTGCCAATTCTTAACTACCCTCCAGACTGTGACCCCTTATTGGAGAATGCTGGCACCCCCGCCACAGGAGACTGTGGCAACCCTTCTGTGGGCATCTTCTTCTTTGTTATGTACATCATCATTTCTTTCCTAATTGTGGTCAACATGTACATCGCCATCATCCTGGAGAACTTCAGTGTGGCCACAGAGGAGAGTGCCGACCCACTCAGTGAGGATGACTTTGAGACCTTTTATGAGATTTGGGAGAAGTTTGACCCTGATGCCTCCCAGTTCATCACCTATGCCAAGCTTTCTGACTTTGCTGATGCACTTGAACACCCACTCAGAGTCCCCAAGCCAAACACCATTGAACTGATCGCCATGGACATGCCTATGGTGAGTGGTGACCGCATCCACTGCCTGGACATCCTGTTTGCCTTCACCAAGCGTGTGCTGGGCGACAGTGGCGAGTTGGACATGTTGAGGCAACAAATGGAGGAGCGTTTTGTGGCAGCCAATCCCTCTAAGGTCTCTTATGAGCCAATCACCACCACTCTGAGGCGCAAGCAGGAGGATGTGTCAGCCAGAATCATTCAGAGGGCCTACCGCGCCTACCTGGCTAGGCGGGGTTTCGTCTGTAAGCGCAAACCAGCCAATAACAAAGTGGAGAATGGCGGGAACAATCAGGAACAGGAAAAGAAGGAGGGCACTCCCTCAACTGCCTCCCTGCCCTCTTATGACAGTGTAACCAAACCTGACAAGGAGAAACAGGATGACAACAATGAGGGcaaaggagggaggaaagagaaaggaagaaaccAAAAAGACATCAGGGAATCTAAATGTTAG